The following coding sequences lie in one Candidatus Eisenbacteria bacterium genomic window:
- a CDS encoding phosphoribosylformylglycinamidine cyclo-ligase, with protein sequence MNGPEREAPRYQESGVSLESGMESVRRIRERVRTTFGPRVESEIGSFAGFFSYPEPGSTRLLVSSMDGVGTKLRVAAMADRWEGVGYDIVSHCVNDILVHGARPLFFLDYIGAGRLDPAVVDRLVSGMVEACRQARCALVGGETAEMPGMYAPSELDLVGCIVGDVARAEVIDGRAIAPGDRLLGLASDGLHTNGYSLARKILFDEARLSVHDPFPGLDSTVGDLLLKRHRMYLPILDGALGRLPLRAMAHITGGGITDNLPRVFPAGMRARIDRGSWSVPPLFEGIARIGRVGEEEMLRVFNMGIGMILIVPRESEGDWMEYIARQGERAARLGLVERGKGGVVWQ encoded by the coding sequence ATGAATGGCCCTGAGAGAGAGGCGCCTCGTTACCAGGAATCGGGGGTTTCGCTCGAGAGCGGGATGGAATCGGTCCGCAGGATCCGTGAACGCGTCCGCACGACCTTCGGTCCCCGCGTCGAGAGCGAGATCGGCTCTTTCGCCGGCTTCTTCTCCTATCCGGAGCCCGGCTCGACCAGATTGCTGGTCAGCAGCATGGACGGCGTCGGCACGAAGCTGCGCGTCGCCGCGATGGCGGACCGCTGGGAGGGGGTCGGGTATGACATCGTCTCCCACTGCGTGAACGACATCCTGGTCCACGGCGCGCGTCCCCTCTTCTTCCTGGACTACATCGGCGCCGGGCGGCTCGATCCGGCCGTTGTGGATCGATTGGTCTCGGGCATGGTCGAGGCCTGCCGGCAGGCCCGATGCGCCCTCGTGGGAGGGGAGACGGCGGAGATGCCGGGAATGTATGCGCCCAGCGAGCTCGATCTCGTCGGGTGCATCGTGGGGGATGTGGCGCGCGCGGAGGTGATCGACGGCCGCGCGATCGCGCCCGGCGATCGCCTGCTGGGCCTCGCCTCCGACGGCCTCCACACCAACGGGTACTCGCTGGCGCGGAAGATCCTTTTCGATGAGGCCCGCCTCTCCGTCCACGATCCCTTCCCGGGGCTCGACTCCACCGTGGGCGATCTCCTCTTGAAGCGTCACCGGATGTACTTGCCCATCCTCGACGGAGCGCTTGGACGGCTGCCGCTGCGCGCCATGGCCCACATCACCGGCGGCGGGATCACCGACAATCTGCCGAGGGTCTTCCCTGCGGGGATGCGGGCCAGGATCGACCGCGGGTCATGGTCGGTTCCTCCCCTGTTCGAGGGGATCGCGCGGATCGGCCGCGTGGGCGAGGAGGAGATGCTGCGGGTCTTCAACATGGGGATCGGGATGATCCTCATAGTGCCCCGGGAGTCGGAGGGCGACTGGATGGAGTATATCGCCCGCCAGGGCGAGCGGGCCGCCCGGCTGGGACTCGTGGAACGCGGGAAGGGCGGGGTCGTCTGGCAGTGA